Proteins co-encoded in one Meiothermus sp. genomic window:
- a CDS encoding CCA tRNA nucleotidyltransferase: MMDYRQVLQQLSFLPDLYLVGGAVRDILLGQTPEDLDFATSAPPEEVMRLAKAQGLGAIPTGLEHGTVTILIDHHPYEVTTFRRDVETYGRRAKVAWGQRIEEDLARRDFTIGAIAMDASGRVIDPYGGQQDLEAGVLRAVGDPAQRFREDYLRVIRAGRFAARYGFQIEPKTLQAAREAAPEVLSHVAVERVSAEFDKAFQNGTPSRFLRYLYDLEILQRLIPEFEDTHLLLQNPRWHPEGDVLTHVLQVVDRAPPPYRWHALLHDIGKKDTARWRPEGWYSFYGHERVGAALIPRIARDLRLPNHLRDELVVTTALHMVPVFTKPTPAAIRRFQAQAGPHLMALKALYEADGAERRPKESWKFFEPQPVPVQPVLLGRHLIERGHKPGKAFGQMLKAAYEWQLETGETDLEKLYQAALRVLERET; this comes from the coding sequence ATGATGGACTACCGCCAAGTTCTGCAACAACTTTCCTTCCTGCCCGATCTCTACCTGGTGGGCGGGGCGGTGCGCGACATTCTGCTGGGCCAGACGCCCGAAGACCTGGACTTTGCCACCTCGGCGCCCCCGGAGGAGGTGATGCGTCTGGCTAAAGCCCAGGGCCTGGGGGCCATCCCTACCGGCCTCGAGCACGGTACGGTCACCATCCTGATTGACCACCACCCCTACGAGGTCACCACCTTTCGCCGCGATGTGGAGACCTATGGGCGCAGGGCCAAGGTGGCCTGGGGGCAGCGCATCGAGGAAGACCTGGCCCGGCGCGACTTCACCATCGGGGCCATCGCCATGGATGCCTCGGGGCGGGTGATAGACCCCTACGGCGGACAGCAGGACCTCGAGGCCGGCGTCTTGCGGGCGGTGGGCGACCCGGCCCAGCGCTTCCGGGAAGACTACCTGCGGGTGATCCGGGCGGGCCGCTTTGCGGCGCGCTACGGCTTCCAGATCGAGCCCAAAACCCTGCAAGCTGCGCGGGAAGCAGCCCCGGAGGTGCTCTCGCACGTGGCTGTTGAGCGGGTGAGTGCGGAGTTCGACAAAGCCTTTCAGAACGGCACCCCCAGCCGCTTTCTGCGCTACCTCTACGACCTGGAAATTCTGCAACGCCTGATTCCCGAGTTTGAAGATACCCACCTGCTCTTACAAAACCCCCGCTGGCACCCCGAGGGGGATGTGCTAACCCATGTGCTGCAGGTGGTGGATCGGGCGCCGCCGCCGTACCGCTGGCACGCCCTGCTGCACGACATCGGCAAAAAAGACACCGCGCGCTGGAGGCCCGAGGGCTGGTATAGCTTTTATGGGCACGAGCGGGTGGGGGCCGCGCTGATACCCCGCATCGCCCGCGACCTGCGCCTGCCCAACCATCTGCGGGACGAGCTGGTGGTGACCACCGCTTTGCACATGGTGCCGGTCTTTACCAAGCCCACCCCTGCGGCCATCCGCAGGTTCCAGGCCCAGGCCGGCCCGCACCTGATGGCCCTGAAAGCCCTGTACGAAGCCGATGGGGCCGAGCGGCGGCCCAAGGAGTCCTGGAAGTTCTTTGAGCCCCAGCCAGTGCCGGTACAGCCGGTGCTGCTGGGCCGCCATTTAATCGAGCGGGGCCACAAGCCGGGGAAGGCCTTT
- a CDS encoding PIG-L deacetylase family protein — MRLLAIFAHPDDESFFCAGTLAKYAALGHEVYLICATRGEQGRIRHPALDASLYPKGEALGKLREKELEAACTTLGLRPPIFLGYQDSGYPLEVAQANPRGFMHQNLQQIEDVLLGYMAQLKPQVVIGFDPQGYYGHADHIHLHRATLGAFWRAGNVMPEPPKRLFFPVRTKERVAQTRFDPERYGVSPCSVAVRVDVRPLAPTIRAAVLAHASQAGPEENFSQVLLDWPGLLEEETFVLGGLRGSFPAMPVDDLLAGWS, encoded by the coding sequence ATGCGCCTACTCGCCATCTTCGCCCACCCCGACGACGAGTCGTTTTTCTGCGCCGGAACCTTAGCTAAGTATGCGGCTTTGGGGCACGAAGTTTACCTGATCTGCGCCACGCGCGGGGAGCAGGGCCGGATCCGGCATCCGGCCCTCGATGCTTCGCTATATCCCAAGGGTGAGGCCCTGGGCAAGCTGCGTGAAAAGGAGCTCGAGGCCGCCTGCACCACTCTGGGCCTGCGTCCCCCCATCTTTCTGGGCTACCAGGACTCGGGGTATCCGCTCGAGGTCGCCCAGGCTAACCCCAGGGGCTTCATGCACCAGAACCTGCAGCAGATCGAGGATGTCCTGCTGGGGTATATGGCCCAGCTAAAGCCCCAGGTGGTCATTGGGTTCGACCCCCAGGGCTACTACGGCCATGCCGACCACATCCACCTCCACCGGGCCACCCTGGGGGCCTTCTGGCGGGCCGGTAATGTGATGCCCGAACCGCCCAAGCGCCTCTTTTTTCCGGTACGCACCAAAGAGCGGGTGGCCCAGACCAGGTTCGACCCCGAGCGCTATGGGGTTTCGCCCTGCTCGGTGGCGGTGCGGGTGGACGTGCGCCCCCTGGCTCCGACCATCCGGGCGGCGGTACTGGCCCATGCTTCGCAGGCCGGGCCCGAGGAGAACTTTTCTCAGGTGCTGCTGGACTGGCCGGGTCTGCTGGAAGAAGAGACCTTCGTGCTGGGCGGGCTGCGGGGTTCTTTCCCGGCCATGCCGGTAGACGATTTGTTGGCGGGATGGTCGTAG
- a CDS encoding DUF499 domain-containing protein, with product MKAYNHLGQALKLYADALKPFFLQALKQAHGEGRGWVEAYLGSLSENRRGLVLEEMKRGKTAEETLDLNHFKDILLGQREVFRGVLGRNYNRAVTWADEISEVRNDWAHQKELLEDDVNRALDSMARLLRIIGAEETAQQVRKLMARELPKAPQGSLPPWWQLAEPDEVIRRGDFDENTFAAKLDDVVAGRAPAEYRHAELFFKKTYLTQELATILKDTLRRLSGLGGEAVTQLRTPFGGGKTHTLIALYHLVKAYSELLDLPEVQSLLQEAGLRDMPKARVAVLVGTELSAQGRKIEGLHLHTLWGELAYQLGGRNGYEKLQAADENRSPPGKQALRELLEAYSPVLILIDELLVYQVKAASVALGHTNLQAQTFAFLQELSEVVGGLPNAALITTFPESHLEYYDHQEAPQVFARLEKIFGRVQAVRMPVQGEEIFEVLRRRLFERIDGEAAKHVVAAYMKTYDAYRNELPSEVRSGEYGRKMLKAFPFHPTLVEVLYERWGTLQTFQKTRGVLRLLARVVETDYLSPTARPLIGLGDATLGDADLRATITSVLGEANWESVLASDIVPPEGKAHLLDRELGGEYARHRLGQSLATAIFMYSHSGGAQQGATRPQLNLALAYPEGITPLLVGDALDNLKGRLYYLYANGSWSFKAQPNLNAVLADRMAQVKAEALETLLQSQVEKVAGSGPFKVFVWPQSHREVPDSSQLKLVLLGPEAPHDDEEALKRLYHIIQDNHASGPRINKNTTLYLALAKTPYLRAQEAARKLLALEDIQSDRGLVLSEEQKAELTRLLKEAREALPVLLKSSYTGMLEPQDAKGSYRFFDLTAYARTQPTLQAAVTEVLRAEELLLNKLDPAYLVHGPWGLWPQDEPYLNLRELREYFLRLPQLPFLEQDEVLKNAILQGIRIHLFELGVKGNDGFTQVWDASRPPGTEQVFFGEAYVLARPGKLPRPGSEPGHSTDTNENEDLDQDEPVSPPNNGSDKKTVKTKVRVTLEQLELSRIPTLVDLAKSLRDAGGTVQLRVEIEATSPKGLDEGVLNTSAKEILDQHGLKYEWHEE from the coding sequence ATGAAGGCCTATAATCACCTGGGTCAAGCTCTCAAACTGTATGCAGATGCATTAAAGCCTTTTTTCTTACAAGCGCTCAAGCAAGCACACGGTGAGGGGCGGGGCTGGGTTGAAGCTTACCTGGGTTCTTTGAGTGAGAACCGGCGTGGGCTGGTACTCGAGGAGATGAAGCGTGGCAAAACCGCCGAGGAGACGCTCGACCTCAATCACTTCAAAGACATTTTGTTGGGCCAGCGGGAGGTTTTCCGGGGTGTTTTAGGCCGGAACTACAACCGAGCCGTCACCTGGGCCGACGAGATTAGCGAGGTACGCAACGACTGGGCACACCAAAAGGAACTCCTCGAAGACGATGTCAACCGAGCCCTGGATAGCATGGCCCGGCTGCTCCGAATCATCGGCGCGGAAGAGACTGCCCAACAGGTACGAAAGCTGATGGCGCGTGAGCTGCCCAAGGCACCTCAGGGTAGCCTCCCTCCCTGGTGGCAGTTGGCTGAGCCCGATGAGGTCATCCGTCGGGGGGACTTCGACGAGAACACCTTTGCAGCGAAGCTCGACGACGTGGTGGCCGGGCGGGCGCCGGCTGAGTACCGCCATGCCGAGCTTTTCTTCAAGAAAACCTACCTAACCCAAGAACTCGCTACCATCCTGAAAGACACCTTGCGGCGGCTTTCAGGGCTGGGTGGGGAGGCTGTAACACAGCTCCGCACCCCTTTTGGTGGCGGCAAAACCCACACCCTCATTGCGCTATATCACCTGGTCAAGGCGTACAGCGAGCTCTTGGATCTTCCCGAGGTACAGAGCCTGTTGCAAGAAGCCGGGCTCAGAGACATGCCCAAAGCCCGGGTGGCCGTGCTGGTAGGCACTGAACTCTCAGCCCAGGGGCGCAAGATAGAAGGTTTGCACCTGCACACCCTGTGGGGCGAGCTGGCCTACCAGCTTGGGGGTCGAAACGGCTACGAAAAGCTACAGGCTGCCGACGAAAACCGAAGCCCTCCCGGTAAGCAGGCTTTACGCGAGCTGCTGGAGGCTTACAGCCCGGTTCTCATTCTGATTGACGAGCTACTGGTCTATCAGGTCAAGGCCGCCTCGGTTGCGCTAGGCCATACCAACCTACAAGCCCAGACCTTCGCTTTCTTACAGGAGCTTAGCGAGGTGGTAGGAGGCTTGCCCAACGCTGCGCTCATCACCACCTTCCCCGAGTCGCACCTCGAGTACTACGACCACCAGGAAGCACCCCAGGTCTTTGCCCGGCTGGAGAAAATCTTCGGGCGGGTACAGGCAGTGCGAATGCCGGTGCAGGGTGAGGAAATCTTCGAGGTACTGAGGCGACGCCTGTTCGAGCGGATTGACGGAGAGGCAGCCAAGCATGTGGTAGCGGCCTACATGAAAACCTACGATGCCTACCGCAACGAACTCCCCAGCGAGGTACGCAGCGGCGAGTACGGCCGCAAGATGCTCAAGGCCTTCCCCTTCCATCCCACACTGGTGGAGGTGCTCTACGAGCGCTGGGGCACCCTCCAGACCTTCCAAAAAACCCGTGGCGTACTGCGTCTACTGGCTCGGGTTGTTGAGACCGACTACCTAAGCCCCACCGCCCGGCCTCTGATTGGGCTTGGAGATGCAACCCTGGGGGACGCCGACCTGAGGGCCACCATAACCAGCGTGCTGGGTGAGGCCAACTGGGAGTCGGTTCTGGCCTCGGACATCGTCCCTCCCGAGGGGAAGGCCCATCTGCTCGACCGCGAGCTAGGGGGCGAGTATGCCCGTCATCGGCTGGGTCAATCACTAGCCACCGCAATTTTTATGTACTCCCACTCCGGCGGGGCCCAGCAAGGGGCCACCCGTCCCCAGCTTAACCTGGCCCTGGCCTACCCCGAGGGGATTACCCCTCTTCTGGTAGGGGATGCGCTGGACAATCTAAAGGGACGGCTTTATTACCTTTATGCCAACGGGAGCTGGAGTTTCAAAGCCCAGCCCAACCTGAACGCCGTACTGGCCGACCGCATGGCCCAGGTCAAGGCAGAAGCGCTGGAGACCCTCCTCCAGAGCCAGGTAGAGAAGGTAGCGGGGTCAGGGCCGTTCAAGGTCTTTGTTTGGCCGCAGAGCCACCGCGAGGTGCCTGACTCGTCCCAGCTCAAGCTTGTGCTGCTTGGACCCGAAGCTCCCCACGACGACGAAGAAGCCCTGAAACGGCTTTATCACATCATCCAGGACAATCACGCCTCGGGGCCACGGATCAACAAAAACACCACACTCTACCTTGCTCTTGCCAAAACCCCCTATCTGCGGGCCCAGGAAGCAGCCCGCAAACTGCTGGCACTCGAAGATATTCAGTCCGACCGGGGCCTGGTGCTCTCGGAAGAGCAGAAGGCTGAACTCACCCGGCTGTTGAAAGAGGCCCGTGAAGCCCTACCGGTGTTGCTCAAGAGCAGCTATACAGGCATGCTGGAACCCCAAGACGCCAAAGGCTCCTACCGATTCTTCGACCTCACCGCCTACGCCCGTACCCAGCCTACGCTCCAGGCCGCCGTAACCGAGGTGTTGAGAGCCGAGGAGCTGCTGCTGAACAAGCTTGACCCGGCCTATTTGGTGCATGGTCCCTGGGGCTTATGGCCTCAGGATGAACCCTATCTGAACCTGCGCGAGTTGCGCGAGTACTTCCTGCGCCTGCCCCAACTGCCATTTTTGGAGCAAGACGAGGTGCTGAAGAATGCCATCCTCCAGGGCATCCGCATCCACCTGTTCGAGCTGGGGGTGAAGGGAAACGATGGGTTCACCCAGGTCTGGGATGCCAGTCGGCCTCCTGGGACAGAGCAGGTTTTCTTTGGCGAGGCCTATGTGCTGGCCCGACCTGGCAAACTACCGCGCCCAGGATCAGAGCCTGGGCATTCTACAGATACCAACGAGAACGAAGATTTAGATCAAGACGAGCCCGTATCGCCTCCCAATAATGGCTCGGACAAGAAGACTGTTAAAACCAAGGTAAGGGTGACCCTCGAGCAGCTCGAGCTTTCGCGCATCCCTACACTGGTGGACTTGGCCAAGAGTTTGCGCGATGCTGGGGGCACGGTGCAGCTCCGGGTGGAAATCGAGGCCACCAGTCCAAAAGGGCTTGACGAGGGTGTGCTCAACACCTCGGCAAAAGAAATTCTCGACCAGCACGGTCTTAAGTACGAGTGGCACGAGGAATAG